From Streptomyces asiaticus, one genomic window encodes:
- a CDS encoding BTAD domain-containing putative transcriptional regulator, protein MDEAARLRVDLLSGFAVSRGGEALSVPGARLRCLAARLALAGGRTVGAGVLVEAIWGAEPPAEPVHALQTLVWRLRKVLGSADAVTQVADGYRLAVRDADVDVLRFERQAAAGRESLHAGDPRAAVDVLGAAVTLPGLRPGAEPALLAAVAPAVAAGLAHASVDAVTDLAEAEIAVGHAGAAAARLTALLAGQPVHERAVALLMDAFAAQGRTAEALAVYERFRGTLAEALGADPGSMLRDRHLRLLRAQPSGPVPATPAERLGPGNLPAPLTSFIGRDDELARIAARLRTGRLITVLGPGGAGKTRLAVEAARRHQRDYRDGAWLIDLASIAEPAKIGATVLAGIGSRSGTLLDRREHRGADDVDVLVDQLGGREILLVVDNCEHLVDAASHLLTALLTRCSGLRVVATSREPLAVDGEALVPLGPLALPTGDLDMGRARAVPSVRLFTERAAAVRPGFDVDPATWPDIRRVVCDLDGMPLALELAAARLRTLSLPELADGLTDRFRLLTTGNRTALPRHHSLSAVIAWSWDLLTEDERTLAERISVLPGGVTRASATAVCAGSSIPAGAVPGLLAGLVDRSLLQLGPAPGRYRMLDTIREYGAGRLAAGGDLDAVRDRAAGHFAELVAGQDPGLRGPGQLAAMEAIGAEYDNLQAALRHLCATGDSTGAVGLALALSWYWQMSGRRSDATYWLGEALATPGGPAPGRDRALVVHLFSQAGIWSRVPGAPAGEEHRAIRELSDRLLAGPAVPGPQAALVLLPLAFLRDEKAVTAVVEELTAGDDVWLSGYAYLLRAQFLENVSRIGQMRSDVEVALDCFRWAGDRWSQACALSLRAQLRLYDDLDGALADLRESRSLAANFGSPTLGDRMDVDLRWIELHLRSGDTDRAIATIEAARDRAVRVASSWTLAVLDVREAGIRVRRGELSRAAELLDAVPPGLSGVTATPGDLVRALAGCARAGLCLRLGDGAGAATALTGAFAAARRSGDLPLLSAVTVHAAELAAARGRPGESAVLLGAAAGLRGTDDDTDPLIRELAAQVRAELGREEFAEAYAEGRALDRDTAVRLGDPGS, encoded by the coding sequence ATGGACGAGGCTGCGCGGCTGCGCGTCGACCTTCTGAGCGGGTTCGCGGTCTCCCGTGGTGGCGAGGCCCTGAGCGTTCCCGGTGCGCGGTTGCGGTGCCTGGCCGCCCGGCTGGCGCTGGCCGGCGGCCGGACCGTCGGCGCCGGCGTCCTGGTCGAGGCGATCTGGGGCGCCGAGCCGCCGGCCGAGCCCGTGCACGCTCTGCAGACGCTGGTGTGGCGGCTGCGGAAGGTCCTCGGCTCGGCCGACGCGGTCACGCAGGTGGCCGACGGGTACCGGCTGGCCGTCCGGGACGCCGACGTCGACGTGCTGCGGTTCGAACGGCAGGCCGCCGCTGGCCGCGAGTCCCTGCACGCCGGCGACCCGCGGGCCGCAGTGGACGTGCTGGGTGCGGCGGTCACGCTGCCCGGGCTCCGTCCCGGTGCCGAGCCGGCGCTGCTGGCCGCGGTGGCCCCGGCGGTGGCGGCCGGGCTGGCCCATGCGTCGGTGGACGCCGTCACCGATCTGGCCGAGGCCGAGATCGCGGTCGGGCACGCCGGCGCGGCCGCCGCCCGCCTGACCGCCCTGCTGGCCGGGCAACCGGTCCACGAGCGGGCGGTCGCGCTGCTCATGGACGCGTTCGCCGCCCAGGGCCGCACGGCCGAGGCCTTGGCCGTGTACGAGCGCTTCCGCGGCACCCTGGCCGAGGCGTTGGGCGCCGACCCCGGTTCCATGCTGCGTGACCGTCACCTGCGACTGCTCCGCGCGCAGCCGTCCGGCCCGGTGCCGGCCACCCCGGCCGAACGGCTCGGACCGGGCAATCTGCCGGCGCCGCTGACCAGTTTCATCGGCCGCGACGACGAGCTCGCCCGGATCGCCGCGCGCCTGCGGACCGGCCGCCTGATCACCGTGCTCGGTCCCGGTGGCGCCGGCAAGACCCGCCTCGCCGTCGAGGCCGCCCGCCGCCACCAGCGGGACTACCGCGACGGTGCGTGGCTGATCGATCTCGCCTCGATCGCCGAACCGGCCAAGATCGGCGCGACGGTGCTCGCGGGCATCGGATCGCGGTCCGGGACCCTGCTCGACCGCCGCGAGCATCGCGGTGCCGACGACGTCGACGTCCTCGTCGACCAGCTCGGCGGCCGGGAGATCCTGCTGGTCGTCGACAACTGCGAGCACCTCGTCGATGCCGCCTCCCACCTGCTCACGGCCCTGCTGACCCGCTGCTCCGGGCTGCGGGTGGTGGCGACGAGCCGCGAACCGCTGGCGGTCGACGGGGAGGCCCTGGTGCCGCTGGGTCCGCTCGCGCTGCCGACCGGTGACCTCGACATGGGCCGGGCCCGGGCGGTGCCGTCGGTGCGCCTGTTCACCGAGCGCGCGGCCGCGGTACGACCGGGATTCGACGTCGACCCGGCCACCTGGCCGGACATCCGGCGGGTGGTGTGCGACCTGGACGGGATGCCGCTGGCGCTCGAACTGGCCGCCGCGCGGCTGCGTACCCTCTCCCTGCCGGAGCTGGCCGACGGGCTGACCGACCGGTTCCGGTTGCTCACCACCGGCAACCGCACCGCGCTGCCCCGGCATCACTCGCTGAGCGCGGTCATCGCGTGGAGCTGGGACCTGCTGACCGAGGACGAGCGCACACTGGCCGAGCGGATCTCGGTGCTGCCCGGCGGCGTCACCCGTGCCTCGGCCACGGCGGTGTGCGCCGGCTCGTCGATACCGGCCGGTGCCGTCCCCGGCCTGCTCGCGGGCCTCGTCGACCGGTCGTTGCTGCAACTGGGACCGGCACCGGGCCGCTATCGCATGCTGGATACCATCCGCGAGTACGGCGCCGGGCGCCTCGCGGCCGGCGGCGACCTCGACGCCGTCCGCGACCGGGCCGCCGGCCATTTCGCTGAGCTGGTCGCCGGCCAGGACCCGGGCTTGCGCGGCCCTGGTCAGCTGGCGGCCATGGAGGCCATCGGGGCCGAGTACGACAACCTGCAGGCCGCCCTGCGCCACCTCTGCGCGACCGGCGACAGCACCGGCGCGGTCGGGCTGGCTCTGGCGCTGAGCTGGTACTGGCAGATGTCCGGCCGGCGCTCCGACGCCACGTACTGGCTGGGCGAGGCGCTGGCGACGCCGGGCGGGCCGGCCCCCGGCCGCGACCGCGCCCTCGTTGTCCACCTGTTCAGCCAGGCCGGCATCTGGTCACGGGTGCCGGGCGCGCCGGCCGGCGAGGAGCACCGGGCGATCCGTGAGCTGAGCGACCGGCTGCTCGCCGGCCCCGCGGTGCCGGGCCCGCAAGCCGCGCTGGTTCTGCTGCCGCTGGCCTTCCTCCGCGACGAGAAGGCGGTGACGGCGGTCGTCGAGGAGCTGACCGCCGGCGACGACGTATGGCTGTCCGGCTACGCCTACCTGCTACGCGCGCAGTTTCTCGAGAACGTCAGCCGGATCGGTCAGATGCGCAGCGATGTGGAAGTGGCCTTGGACTGCTTCCGGTGGGCGGGCGACCGGTGGAGCCAGGCCTGCGCGTTGTCGTTGCGGGCGCAGCTGCGTCTGTACGACGACCTCGACGGCGCGCTGGCCGACCTGCGCGAGTCCCGGTCACTGGCTGCGAACTTCGGATCGCCGACGCTGGGCGATCGGATGGACGTCGACCTGCGGTGGATCGAGCTGCATCTGCGCAGTGGCGACACCGACCGGGCCATCGCGACCATCGAGGCGGCCCGGGACCGAGCCGTGCGGGTGGCGTCGAGCTGGACGCTGGCCGTGCTCGACGTGCGCGAGGCCGGCATCCGGGTCCGGCGCGGCGAGCTGTCCCGGGCGGCGGAGCTGCTCGACGCCGTGCCGCCGGGACTGTCCGGCGTGACGGCGACCCCCGGTGACCTGGTGCGCGCGCTGGCCGGATGTGCCCGGGCCGGCCTGTGCCTGCGCCTGGGCGACGGTGCCGGTGCGGCGACGGCGTTGACCGGGGCCTTCGCGGCGGCCCGGCGGAGCGGGGACCTGCCGCTCCTGTCGGCGGTGACGGTGCACGCGGCGGAGCTGGCCGCCGCGCGCGGACGGCCGGGGGAGTCGGCGGTTCTGCTCGGCGCGGCCGCCGGGCTGCGTGGAACCGACGACGACACCGATCCGCTGATCCGCGAACTCGCCGCTCAGGTGCGGGCCGAGCTGGGCCGGGAGGAGTTCGCGGAGGCGTACGCGGAAGGTCGGGCGCTGGACCGGGACACCGCGGTCCGGCTCGGCGACCCGGGGTCGTAG
- a CDS encoding transposase: MSVAFLRSFTHGHALQLHAVHRRFLGALATHTPLLPGTSEKAFIDVDSTDKRVYGRTKQGAEYGRFKGIRTLHPLLATICTPTSRPVIATVRMRRGKAADSRGAPKFVSEALAAAHEAGCTGLRILCADSQFYNAGVIAACRRAGAHFSITCGMNPSVKRARRRRRHHNNSRRIP, encoded by the coding sequence ATGTCAGTGGCCTTCCTCCGCTCCTTCACCCACGGTCACGCCCTCCAACTGCACGCGGTGCACCGTAGGTTCCTCGGCGCACTGGCCACGCACACCCCGCTGCTGCCCGGCACCAGCGAGAAGGCGTTCATCGACGTCGACTCCACCGACAAACGCGTCTACGGCCGCACCAAGCAGGGCGCCGAGTACGGCCGGTTCAAGGGCATCCGCACCCTGCACCCCCTGCTCGCCACGATCTGCACCCCCACCTCCCGGCCGGTGATCGCCACCGTGCGGATGCGCCGCGGCAAAGCAGCCGACTCCCGGGGCGCCCCGAAATTCGTCAGCGAGGCCCTGGCCGCCGCCCACGAGGCCGGCTGCACCGGCCTGCGCATCCTGTGCGCCGACTCCCAGTTCTACAACGCCGGTGTCATCGCCGCCTGCCGCCGGGCCGGCGCCCACTTCTCGATCACCTGCGGCATGAACCCCTCCGTCAAACGCGCCAGGCGCCGACGAAGACATCACAACAACTCACGCCGTATTCCCTGA
- a CDS encoding response regulator transcription factor: MRIMIADDEAAIRESLERVLQVEGYDTSTVANGFAVLDGVVGVGGDGLDLLILDVMMPRLGGLETCRRLRAAGRDLPVLMLTARDQVSDRVTGLDAGADDYLPKPFATEELLARVRALLRRRTPTGEESQILSFADVRLDPDRFEAWRGGRPLRLTRTEFSLLQVLMGNATRVLTRDALFEAIWGFDMSATANNLQVYVSYLRRKMEAEGEPRLIHTLRGLGYVLRETPP; encoded by the coding sequence GTGCGGATCATGATCGCGGATGATGAAGCGGCCATCCGTGAGTCGCTGGAGCGGGTGCTCCAGGTCGAGGGTTACGACACCAGCACCGTCGCCAATGGTTTCGCCGTGCTTGACGGGGTCGTGGGGGTCGGTGGCGACGGGTTGGATCTGCTGATCCTCGACGTGATGATGCCTCGTCTCGGCGGGTTGGAGACCTGTCGGCGGTTGCGGGCCGCGGGTCGGGATCTGCCGGTGTTGATGCTGACCGCCCGTGACCAGGTCTCCGACCGGGTCACCGGGCTGGACGCGGGCGCCGACGACTACCTGCCCAAGCCGTTCGCCACCGAGGAGTTGCTGGCCCGGGTGCGGGCCCTGCTGCGTCGGCGCACGCCGACCGGCGAGGAGTCGCAGATCCTGTCGTTCGCCGACGTCCGGCTCGATCCGGACAGGTTCGAGGCGTGGCGGGGCGGGCGGCCGCTGCGCCTGACCCGGACCGAGTTCTCCCTCTTACAGGTCCTCATGGGCAACGCGACCCGGGTCTTGACCCGCGACGCGCTGTTCGAGGCGATCTGGGGCTTCGACATGAGCGCCACCGCCAACAACCTCCAGGTGTACGTGAGTTACCTGCGCCGCAAGATGGAGGCCGAGGGTGAGCCGCGATTGATTCACACGTTGCGCGGTCTGGGATACGTGCTGCGGGAGACTCCTCCGTGA
- a CDS encoding HAMP domain-containing sensor histidine kinase: protein MSRHAGREPRRLTRWWRRRSLRARLTVIAATAIALSVFVAFQVASQLLGWELQDSAENQLRADSRVLARNAERAGLAQLQLPPYPGSGRLVRVILPDGKTRTPAGQPALPPVSDDAERVAQGASADLMESRDSDEDGYVIYTLRAGDGAVQVAHVADDSPINQFGFGMLLIGLLCVAGGALVGRGVARTGLAPIDRLTAAAVRVAHTRDLDAGIPDEGGGEIRRLIQSINDMLAALRDSRRAQRLLAEDAAHELKTPLTSLRLNVELLIRLDRRGTLDSALPAESRTRLLNDLGAQVAELSTLAAELTDLARGDVSDESTELLDLADVVVAAATRARSHVPDIEFALEVTSVWVSGRPAALQRAVLNLIDNAGKWSPADQPVQVRLRAEGASAVLEVDDAGPGIDAADVPRVFDRFYRADSARALPGSGLGLSIVQRVVDAHGGRATVARSARGGALLRVDLPAAVR, encoded by the coding sequence GTGAGCAGGCACGCGGGACGGGAACCGCGCCGGCTGACCCGATGGTGGCGTCGGCGGTCCCTGCGGGCCAGGCTGACGGTGATCGCGGCGACGGCCATCGCGCTGAGCGTGTTCGTGGCCTTCCAGGTGGCCAGCCAGCTACTGGGCTGGGAGCTGCAGGACAGTGCCGAGAATCAGCTGCGCGCCGACTCCCGCGTCCTGGCGAGGAACGCGGAGCGCGCCGGTCTGGCGCAGCTCCAGCTACCGCCGTATCCGGGATCCGGTCGGCTGGTGCGGGTCATCCTGCCCGACGGCAAGACCCGGACGCCGGCCGGCCAACCCGCGCTGCCCCCGGTCAGCGATGACGCCGAGCGCGTGGCGCAGGGCGCGTCGGCCGACCTGATGGAGTCGAGGGACAGCGACGAGGACGGCTACGTCATCTACACCCTGCGGGCGGGCGACGGCGCGGTCCAGGTGGCCCACGTCGCCGACGACAGCCCGATCAACCAGTTCGGGTTCGGCATGCTGCTGATCGGGCTGCTCTGCGTGGCCGGCGGCGCCCTTGTGGGGCGGGGCGTGGCGCGGACCGGGCTGGCGCCGATCGACCGGCTGACCGCCGCCGCGGTACGTGTCGCGCACACCCGGGATCTCGACGCGGGCATCCCGGATGAGGGCGGTGGGGAGATCCGGCGGCTGATTCAGTCGATCAACGACATGCTCGCCGCGCTCCGGGATTCCCGGCGGGCCCAGCGGCTGCTCGCCGAGGATGCCGCCCACGAGCTCAAGACCCCGCTCACCAGCCTGCGCCTCAACGTCGAGCTGCTGATCCGGCTCGATCGGCGCGGCACCCTGGACAGCGCACTGCCGGCGGAGAGCCGGACCCGGCTGCTCAACGATCTCGGCGCCCAGGTGGCCGAGTTGAGCACCCTTGCCGCCGAGCTGACCGACCTGGCGCGCGGTGACGTCAGCGACGAGAGCACCGAGCTGCTCGACCTCGCCGACGTGGTGGTGGCCGCCGCGACCCGGGCGCGTTCCCACGTGCCCGACATCGAGTTCGCGCTCGAGGTGACCTCCGTGTGGGTGAGCGGGCGTCCCGCTGCGCTCCAGCGGGCGGTGCTCAACCTCATCGACAACGCCGGCAAGTGGTCCCCCGCGGACCAGCCGGTTCAGGTCCGGCTCCGTGCCGAGGGCGCGTCGGCGGTGCTCGAGGTCGACGACGCCGGGCCGGGCATCGACGCCGCCGACGTACCGCGGGTGTTCGACCGTTTCTACCGTGCCGACAGCGCCCGGGCGTTGCCGGGATCCGGTCTGGGGCTGTCGATCGTGCAGCGGGTCGTCGACGCCCACGGCGGCCGGGCCACCGTCGCCCGCTCCGCACGCGGTGGCGCGCTGCTTCGGGTCGACCTTCCGGCCGCGGTGCGCTGA
- a CDS encoding MMPL family transporter yields MAVNTAPSGEAPAGRLAGRWVPWLVIGLWLVLAAGMVPLSGKLSSVTTDSAVDTLPASAESTKVAALEDSLPDGDSNTFVFVYHRAGGMTDADRATVERHYNTLAKRYPPKATAAAGEDDEGSPTKRSTDGKAMMFSLEVSTAYGEPEALVGPLRDATKDRPAGLELDVTGPGAIDGDMDAVFDGIDVQVLLTTIVVVTLLLILTYRSPVLWIIPLMAVGAAALTSMATVYLLVKGFGIVVNDQNSALLTILVFGVGTDYALLLIARYREALHHHENVRVAMVHALRSAAPAIIASAATVVAGLLCLLVADLNSTSGLGPIGAAGILCALVAMLTLFPAVLVVLGRRIFWPAIPRFSTAVEEKPGLWGRLGTAISRRRWVAALGSLGVLGVLAIGLAGNTGALREQDQFQSAPESVTGFTVLRQHFPELGGQPMTIFTRPAHQERVLDIVKDTRGVALAIPEQTSRGWANISVFPTDAPDTAAEYDTIKRVRTAVHAVRGAEAIVGGPSAENLDTEVTTSRDEKLVIPLVLAVVLIILGLLLRAIVAPLVLMATVIVSFAAAFGGSVFVFDTILGFKGIDSSAPVMAFLFLVALGVDYNIFLASRAREETARLGTREGMLKALSATGGVITSAGLVLAATFAVLATLPLVMLVEVGFLVAFGVLLDALLVRSVLVPALTLLIGRRIWWPSRLSRPAAELPDGQQPLGDHEEPALQR; encoded by the coding sequence ATGGCAGTCAACACAGCACCGTCCGGCGAAGCGCCGGCCGGTCGGTTGGCAGGCCGGTGGGTGCCGTGGTTGGTGATTGGCTTGTGGTTGGTGCTGGCGGCGGGCATGGTGCCGCTGAGTGGAAAGTTGAGCTCGGTCACCACCGACAGCGCCGTGGACACCCTGCCGGCCAGTGCCGAGTCCACCAAGGTGGCGGCGCTGGAGGACAGTCTCCCCGACGGTGACAGCAACACGTTCGTCTTCGTGTACCACCGCGCCGGCGGCATGACCGACGCCGACCGCGCGACGGTCGAGCGCCACTACAACACCCTCGCCAAGCGGTACCCGCCGAAGGCGACGGCGGCGGCCGGCGAGGACGACGAGGGCTCACCGACCAAACGCTCCACCGACGGCAAGGCGATGATGTTCTCCCTCGAGGTGAGCACGGCCTACGGCGAACCGGAGGCCCTCGTCGGCCCGTTACGTGACGCCACGAAGGACCGCCCCGCCGGCCTGGAACTCGACGTGACCGGCCCGGGCGCGATCGACGGCGACATGGACGCCGTCTTCGACGGCATCGACGTGCAGGTCCTCCTCACCACCATCGTCGTCGTCACGCTCCTGCTCATCCTCACCTACCGCAGCCCGGTGTTGTGGATCATCCCGCTGATGGCCGTTGGCGCGGCCGCACTGACCTCGATGGCGACCGTCTACCTGCTCGTCAAGGGCTTCGGCATCGTGGTCAACGACCAGAACTCGGCGCTGCTGACGATCCTGGTATTCGGCGTCGGCACGGACTACGCGCTGTTGCTCATCGCCCGGTATCGGGAGGCACTGCACCACCATGAGAACGTCCGGGTCGCGATGGTCCACGCGCTACGCAGCGCGGCGCCCGCCATCATCGCGTCCGCGGCCACCGTGGTCGCCGGCCTGCTCTGCCTGCTCGTCGCGGACCTGAACAGCACCAGCGGGTTGGGCCCGATCGGTGCGGCCGGCATCCTGTGCGCGCTGGTGGCCATGCTGACGCTGTTCCCGGCGGTGCTCGTGGTGCTCGGCAGGCGGATCTTCTGGCCGGCCATCCCGCGGTTCAGCACGGCCGTGGAGGAGAAGCCGGGGCTGTGGGGACGGCTCGGCACCGCCATCAGCCGCCGCCGGTGGGTGGCGGCACTCGGCTCGCTCGGAGTCCTCGGCGTGCTCGCCATCGGGCTGGCGGGCAACACCGGCGCCCTGCGGGAGCAGGACCAGTTCCAGTCCGCACCGGAGTCGGTCACCGGCTTCACCGTTCTCCGCCAGCACTTTCCGGAGCTCGGCGGCCAGCCGATGACGATCTTCACGCGGCCGGCGCACCAGGAGCGGGTGCTCGACATCGTCAAGGACACTCGCGGTGTGGCCCTGGCCATCCCGGAGCAGACCAGCCGCGGCTGGGCCAACATCTCCGTGTTCCCGACGGACGCGCCGGACACCGCCGCAGAGTACGACACGATCAAGCGGGTGCGCACCGCCGTGCACGCGGTGCGCGGGGCGGAGGCGATCGTCGGCGGGCCGAGTGCGGAGAACCTCGACACCGAGGTGACCACCAGCCGCGACGAGAAGCTGGTGATCCCGCTGGTGCTCGCCGTCGTCCTGATCATCCTCGGGCTGCTGCTGCGCGCGATCGTGGCCCCGCTGGTCCTGATGGCCACCGTGATCGTCTCATTCGCCGCAGCCTTCGGCGGCAGCGTGTTCGTCTTCGACACGATCCTCGGGTTCAAGGGCATCGACTCTTCGGCGCCGGTGATGGCATTCCTGTTCCTGGTGGCGCTCGGCGTCGACTACAACATCTTCCTGGCCAGCCGGGCCCGGGAGGAGACCGCGCGTCTCGGCACCAGAGAAGGCATGCTCAAAGCCCTCTCGGCCACCGGTGGCGTCATCACCTCGGCAGGCCTGGTCCTGGCGGCCACATTCGCGGTCCTCGCCACACTTCCGCTGGTAATGCTAGTCGAGGTCGGGTTCCTGGTCGCCTTCGGCGTGCTGCTCGACGCCCTGCTGGTGCGGTCGGTCCTGGTGCCCGCCCTCACCCTGCTGATCGGCCGGCGGATCTGGTGGCCGAGCCGGCTGTCCCGCCCAGCGGCGGAGCTGCCGGACGGTCAACAGCCGCTCGGCGACCACGAGGAGCCCGCGCTGCAACGGTGA
- a CDS encoding MarR family winged helix-turn-helix transcriptional regulator, giving the protein MSAPDDETKKPRREGGDLALDTDLGWAIRLVGAAFRRVATDSVADLPGGARGYLVLVALASGEPPSQLALAKEVSLDRTVMTYLLDDLEAHELITRRPDPRDRRVRQVLLADTGRTRLKQVRRGLAAAEARLLTDLGDQDAEQLRTLLARVAQTAQRELITAEEAEC; this is encoded by the coding sequence GTGAGCGCACCCGACGACGAGACCAAGAAGCCCCGCCGCGAGGGCGGTGACCTGGCCCTGGACACCGATCTGGGATGGGCGATCCGCCTGGTCGGCGCCGCGTTCCGCCGAGTCGCCACCGACTCCGTCGCCGACCTCCCCGGAGGCGCGCGCGGTTACCTCGTGCTGGTCGCCCTGGCGAGTGGCGAGCCGCCCTCGCAGCTCGCGCTGGCGAAGGAGGTCAGCCTGGACCGCACGGTGATGACGTACCTCCTCGACGACCTCGAAGCGCACGAACTGATCACGCGCAGGCCCGACCCGCGCGACCGCCGCGTACGCCAGGTCCTGCTCGCCGACACCGGACGCACCCGGCTCAAGCAGGTGCGCCGCGGCCTCGCCGCCGCTGAGGCCCGCCTCCTCACCGACCTCGGCGACCAGGACGCCGAGCAGTTGCGCACCCTCCTCGCCCGCGTCGCACAGACCGCCCAGCGAGAGTTGATCACGGCGGAAGAAGCCGAGTGCTGA
- a CDS encoding protein-tyrosine phosphatase family protein has product MSDAPLAGALRLPDGSWVRGRGLRHPRPEGPLPGFGLYLGSRRLRERHDGELGWERAWVEWPDFLLPRDRDLAVRQIRALHQRARAGTPVEVACGGGVGRTGTVIACLAVLAGVAPADAVAWVRTHHHPRAVETPWQRRWVARFPAG; this is encoded by the coding sequence ATGAGTGACGCACCGCTGGCGGGTGCCCTGCGGCTGCCGGACGGCTCATGGGTCCGGGGGCGCGGTCTGCGGCATCCGCGGCCGGAGGGGCCGCTGCCCGGGTTCGGGCTGTATCTGGGGTCCCGCCGGTTGCGCGAGCGGCATGACGGGGAGCTGGGGTGGGAGCGCGCGTGGGTCGAGTGGCCCGACTTTCTGCTGCCCCGCGACCGCGACCTGGCCGTACGGCAGATCCGCGCGCTGCACCAGCGGGCCCGTGCGGGCACGCCCGTGGAGGTCGCCTGCGGGGGTGGCGTCGGCCGGACCGGGACCGTCATCGCCTGCCTGGCCGTTCTGGCGGGGGTGGCCCCCGCCGACGCCGTGGCCTGGGTGCGCACCCACCATCACCCCCGGGCCGTCGAGACACCGTGGCAGCGGCGTTGGGTGGCTCGCTTTCCGGCCGGCTGA
- a CDS encoding carbohydrate ABC transporter permease, with product MISGRERAFNYAILTLFAALALLPLIGVVSSALTPAAESGPSFTWPHHLDLGNFSTAWRQGHFATYLTSSLLVALSVVLLTAVLAILAGFSFAHFDYPGRSVLFYVTLIGLMVPPEAFVIPLYFNLRDTGLTDSYWSLILPQTAQSLAFGVFWMRNFFRSVPVSVIEAARLDGASDWRLLWRILVPTSRPALLTMAMLVFMWTWNEFLLPLVMITDESKRTAPLGLAFFQSEHTTQYSVLAAASIIVALPVVASYVFLQRHFISGMLSGAVKG from the coding sequence GTGATCTCAGGCCGCGAACGGGCGTTCAACTACGCCATCCTCACCCTCTTCGCCGCGCTGGCCCTGCTGCCGCTGATCGGCGTGGTGTCCTCCGCGCTGACCCCCGCCGCGGAGTCCGGGCCCTCCTTCACCTGGCCTCACCACCTGGACCTCGGCAACTTCTCCACCGCCTGGCGCCAGGGCCACTTCGCCACGTATCTGACCTCCAGCCTGCTGGTCGCGTTGTCGGTGGTGTTGCTGACGGCCGTCCTGGCGATCCTGGCGGGCTTCTCCTTCGCGCACTTCGACTACCCCGGCCGGTCAGTCCTCTTCTACGTCACCCTCATCGGGCTGATGGTGCCGCCCGAGGCGTTCGTCATCCCGCTCTACTTCAACCTGCGCGACACCGGACTCACCGACTCCTACTGGTCGCTGATCCTCCCGCAGACCGCCCAGTCCCTCGCCTTCGGTGTCTTCTGGATGCGCAACTTCTTCCGCTCGGTACCGGTCAGCGTCATCGAGGCGGCGCGCCTGGACGGGGCGTCCGACTGGCGGCTGCTGTGGCGGATCCTGGTGCCCACCAGCCGTCCGGCGCTGCTGACGATGGCGATGCTGGTGTTCATGTGGACCTGGAACGAGTTCCTGCTCCCGCTGGTCATGATCACCGACGAGAGCAAGCGCACCGCGCCGCTCGGCCTGGCCTTCTTCCAGAGCGAGCACACCACCCAGTACTCCGTGCTGGCGGCCGCGTCCATCATCGTCGCCCTGCCGGTCGTCGCCTCGTATGTCTTCCTCCAGCGGCACTTCATCTCCGGGATGCTCTCCGGCGCGGTGAAGGGCTGA
- a CDS encoding carbohydrate ABC transporter permease, translating to MAATAHRPTARKRPAGAPTREPVRRRGRVIQWKGYLYALPALTVLTVFLLVPLGQLVQISLFHWDGISVSTWAGFDNYTEIARDPQLRAGFLHSFVLILFFSVIPIALALVLAAVTTRAGRLRGVSVFRAMIFLPQVVAMVVTATAWTAIYAPDGVLNTALRAIGLETVARPWLGDFSTALPAVGLIGTWLEIGLCLVLFIAGIGQIPAELYEAAKLDGAGPVREFFAVTLPGLRGQITVALTLTVIAALRTFDLVYVATHGGPGNATSLPAYEVYNRAFGTGQVGSACAIAVTLTAVILLLTFLITKVQPQEDET from the coding sequence ATGGCCGCCACCGCACACCGCCCGACGGCACGCAAGCGTCCGGCCGGCGCCCCCACCCGGGAGCCGGTCCGGCGCCGCGGCCGCGTCATCCAGTGGAAGGGCTACCTCTACGCCCTTCCCGCCCTGACCGTCCTCACCGTCTTCCTGCTGGTCCCGCTCGGCCAGCTGGTGCAGATCTCCCTCTTCCACTGGGACGGAATCTCCGTCTCCACCTGGGCCGGGTTCGACAACTACACCGAGATCGCCCGCGACCCGCAGCTGCGCGCGGGCTTCCTCCACTCCTTCGTCCTGATCCTGTTCTTCTCCGTCATCCCGATCGCGCTCGCCCTGGTGCTCGCCGCGGTCACCACACGGGCCGGCCGGCTGCGCGGCGTCTCCGTCTTCCGCGCGATGATCTTCCTGCCCCAGGTGGTCGCCATGGTCGTGACCGCCACCGCCTGGACGGCGATCTACGCTCCCGACGGCGTGCTCAACACCGCGCTGCGCGCCATCGGTCTCGAGACGGTGGCCCGCCCCTGGCTCGGCGACTTCTCCACCGCCCTGCCCGCCGTCGGACTCATCGGCACCTGGCTGGAGATCGGCCTGTGTCTGGTGCTGTTCATCGCCGGCATCGGGCAGATCCCGGCGGAGCTGTACGAGGCGGCGAAGCTGGACGGGGCGGGCCCGGTGCGGGAGTTCTTCGCCGTCACCCTGCCCGGGCTGCGCGGGCAGATCACCGTCGCGCTCACCCTCACCGTGATCGCCGCCCTGCGCACCTTCGACCTGGTGTACGTCGCCACCCACGGCGGCCCGGGCAACGCCACCAGCCTGCCCGCCTACGAGGTCTACAACCGGGCCTTCGGCACCGGCCAGGTCGGCTCGGCCTGCGCCATCGCCGTCACCCTGACCGCGGTGATCCTCCTTCTCACCTTCCTGATCACCAAGGTCCAGCCACAGGAGGACGAGACGTGA